One Clavelina lepadiformis chromosome 1, kaClaLepa1.1, whole genome shotgun sequence genomic region harbors:
- the LOC143448666 gene encoding uncharacterized protein LOC143448666 — MNWSANFQQDHVMSEFHALQPFFYHNDEDLLHFCNSGSCLSEEPFDKFRLETSTTLRSPEHEIPGDISEIPDDVTSSFLNTSSRLIDAMLTNFVPNEYVNDAIHSNDPLPKLKVTSENSYDQATFENFQLIKDCMWSGLGRKPHSQVPRLNISSSPDSSTFSPGSGCINPRSVFSIATALQTVKTERKNFPVTHNHIVNPVAGMETPSDSEQEIDVVTVENTPKSTPNIPTTHGVFFLGQKLWPERSCERQLELFTTNLIQTQSLKKNDETLKPRWTSPAEKNIVKDEIPANNVAHLIKLAAPSSLMSITTSGSKKENTTPNGAKAVTVGAKRRCLSLEGVSMVNNTGIKQNREVIKPELGDVKLLEIIQLTKGSNSSFIEKRKASEKISKSKIASVLAAHETPTSSPGILNGDAPSPKKRALSGESSTSSATGEKTNRAVQNFKEKKRRERLRTSVLGLQNSVPHLMHQERATKVVILNMARQHILNLQGEAANNQLEKVTEQQRQLALQQRCQELLHGM; from the exons ATGAATTGGAGCGCGAACTTCCAGCAAGATCATGTCATGTCAGAGTTTCATGCTCTTCAACCATTTTTTTACCACAATGATGAAGATCTGCTTCATTTCTGCAATTCTGGATCTTGCCTAAGTGAAGAACCCTTCGACAAATTTAGATTGGAAACTTCGACAACACTGCGGTCTCCCGAGCACGAAATTCCCGGTGATATCAGTGAAATACCCGACGATGTTACTTCTTCGTTTTTAAACACTTCCAGTCGTTTGATCGACGCAATGCTTACGAACTTCGTTCCCAATGAATATGTCAATGATGCAATACATTCAAATGATCCTTTACCAAAACTAAAAGTTACTTCCGAAAATTCTTATGATCAAGctacttttgaaaattttcaactcATTAAAGACTGTATGTGGAGTGGTTTAGGACGCAAGCCGCATTCTCAAGTACCCCGGTTAAATATCAGTTCTTCGCCGGATTCGTCCACTTTCTCTCCGGGAAGCGGCTGTATCAACCCCCGATCTGTATTTTCAATTGCAACTGCACTCCAGACGGTAAAGACGGAACGGAAGAACTTTCCAGTTACCCATAATCACATTGTGAATCCCGTAGCTGGCATGGAAACGCCAAGCGACTCCG AGCAAGAAATCGACGTAGTCACGGTGGAAAATACCCCAAAATCGACACCGAACATCCCTACGACCCACGGCGTTTTCTTTCTAGGACAGAAACTATGGCCTGAACGATCGTGTGAGAggcagttagagctttttacGACCAACCTAATCCAGACGCAATCGCTAAAGAAGAACGATGAAACATTGAAACCAAGGTGGACAAGCCCGGCAGAGAAGAACATTGTAAAAGATGAGATTCCTGCCAATAACGTCGCTCATCTCATTAAATTAGCAGCTCCTTCTAGCCTAATGAGCATCACGACATCCGGGAGCAAAAAAGAGAACACGACTCCAAACGGAGCTAAAGCTGTCACAGTTGGAGCAAAGAGAAGATGCCTTTCACTGGAAGGGGTTTCCATGGTAAACAACACTGGAATCAAACAAAATCGCGAAGTGATCAAACCTGAACTGGGAGATGTTAAATTGCTTGAGATTATTCAGTTGACGAAGGGCAGTAACTCCTCGTTTATCGAGAAGAGGAAAGCTTCAGAGAAGATAAGTAAATCGAAGATTGCTTCTGTTCTCGCCGCCCATGAGACTCCAACCAGTAGTCCGGGAATATTAAATGGCGACGCCCCATCTCCGAAGAAGAGAGCCTTGAGTGGAGAGTCGAGTACGTCCTCTGCCACAGGTGAAAAGACAAACAGAGCAGTTCAAAACTTCAAAGAGAAGAAGAGGAGAGAAAGATTGCGCACTTCCGTCCTCGGGCTACAGAATAGCGTACCTCACCTCATGCACCAAGAACGGGCTACCAAAGTCGTCATCTTGAACATGGCTCGCCAGCACATCCTCAATTTACAGGGAGAGGCAGCAAATAACCAGTTGGAGAAAGTGACGGAGCAACAGAGACAGTTAGCATTACAGCAACGTTGCCAAGAGTTGTTACATGGTATGTAG